In Spiroplasma clarkii, the DNA window ACCTCCAGATTTATTACCAAATACTCCAGCAGCTCCACAGTTGAAGAAGATAACGATCATTGATGGCAAGAACACATACCCAATTCCAAATCCTAAAACTACCATTCACAACATAGCAGTCACAAATCCCCCTAAGAATCCTAAAATAACTGCATTTGGTGCTTTTGTAAAAATTATAGGACAGTCTAGAGCTGCTTTTGCATTAGGAACTACTTTTGTACTAATTCCTTTAAAAGCAGGGATAATTTCACCAATAAACAATTTTACTCCATATAAAACAATAGCAATTCCTGCTGTAAACTGAATAGCTACAATTAATGAAGCCACAATGATGTTAACATTTTCAAAACCATACATTCCTTCAAATGCATTTTGTACTAAAATACTAGCATCTCCTGTTTTGTTAACCAAAGCCATAATTGCAATAATAATTGATCCTAATAACATTAAAAAGATCATCACAATTGCAGTGACAGCTGTGTTGTCACGCAATCAACTTAAAGATTTTGGTAAATTAATTTGTTCTGCATCTTTAAAAGTTTTACCTTTACTAGTTTTTGTCAACATGGCTCCAAACCAATAGCCCAAAAATCCTCCTGATGAACTGGTGTGACCAAAGCCAAGGTTGTCAACTCCCATGACGTCTTTTGTCATTTTTCCCATTATTGCTGGCTGCAGAGTTCAATATAACCCCATTGCTACAGAAATAATTACCACAATCATTCAAGCTTCAACTTGAGGGAAAGCAGTTAAGGCAACCCCAAGAGTTACAAAACTTGTCCAATACATTAAGTGCCCTGTTAAATAAATGTACTTAATTCTAGTAGTTCCAGCAATAGTTAAATTGATTAAAAAACCACAAGTCATAATTACAGGGACTCATTTTCCCCAAACATCAATTAAGGCATCTGCTGCTGCTAAAATTGCACCAATTGGTGATGAGTAAGCAGCTCCATAAACTGCTTGGACAGAATCAGGAGTCATCCCAAAAATAATAGTGTACATATCACCAAACATAGCACTAGCAGATGAAATTAATCCAGCTCCTGCAGAAATTATTAAAAATCCCATAGTACTTTTGATAATACCAGTAAAAGTTTTACTAAAACTTGATCTTTGAACAAGATGTCCTAATAAAACTATTATAGCAATTAAAAATACTGCTTGACCAAAAATGTTATTTGAAATTCATGATAAGATATCTAAAAATACATTCATTATTTAAAGATTTTTTCTAGTGCTACTGCTATTTCATTATTATCAAAGTAATTTTCAACAATAATAATTTGTGAGGGATGATTCACAAGTTGCTTTGCAAATTCACTGTTTGTAACAATGTAATCAGGGGTTTCGCTAACTACCATAGAAATACTTGTATTATCTACATCAGCTTCAAACCCTAGTTTTTTTAATTCTTCTTCAATATTCATTTTCAATAAAAGACTTGTTCCTTGTCCAACTCCACATACTGCCAAGATTTTTTTCATTAAGTTACCTCGTTTCATTTTTCTCAAACTATTTCTGAACTTTGTGCTTCAAGTAAGCTTGTCACAACTGCTTGGTTTGAAAGTTTACTTGAAATTTCTTTAAGTCTTTGTAAGTGTTCTTCATTATTGGTGCTTGAAA includes these proteins:
- a CDS encoding PTS sugar transporter subunit IIB, with the protein product MKKILAVCGVGQGTSLLLKMNIEEELKKLGFEADVDNTSISMVVSETPDYIVTNSEFAKQLVNHPSQIIIVENYFDNNEIAVALEKIFK
- a CDS encoding PTS ascorbate transporter subunit IIC translates to MNVFLDILSWISNNIFGQAVFLIAIIVLLGHLVQRSSFSKTFTGIIKSTMGFLIISAGAGLISSASAMFGDMYTIIFGMTPDSVQAVYGAAYSSPIGAILAAADALIDVWGKWVPVIMTCGFLINLTIAGTTRIKYIYLTGHLMYWTSFVTLGVALTAFPQVEAWMIVVIISVAMGLYWTLQPAIMGKMTKDVMGVDNLGFGHTSSSGGFLGYWFGAMLTKTSKGKTFKDAEQINLPKSLSWLRDNTAVTAIVMIFLMLLGSIIIAIMALVNKTGDASILVQNAFEGMYGFENVNIIVASLIVAIQFTAGIAIVLYGVKLFIGEIIPAFKGISTKVVPNAKAALDCPIIFTKAPNAVILGFLGGFVTAMLWMVVLGFGIGYVFLPSMIVIFFNCGAAGVFGNKSGGWVGALVAGAITSTIVALGQWVMFASGWGLGTINESMKWAADNDMFVIMLPIYFIFMLFKLAIGGNIMAAIGLGVIGAIGLLFMISLYLSTYSNKFNKIFKISQPIKVERVKKIKVKQTLGANQGEKVKIDNQITTESENKQE